TTCAAGTTCTTTACAAATAAACTCCAACCCTATGGTAATTCATCTCACTACCTTGTCAGGTAAGAAAGGAGGGCTCCAGGAGAATAGCTCCGAGACAAGGAGTTTGAAGATTAAGTTTTACTATTTAAATGCGATACCACACTTTGGACTTGGGTCTGGGAGATCTGAGTTGGAGAAATCAGTTTTACCATCTATGAGGTGTGTGGTCTTGTCCTTACCACCCACGCTTTAACTTAAGTGACATTTCGCTGAGTGCCTGGTACATTGTATATTTCCAACAAACAGCTATTACCCTCCACAATGTGTTCCTTGACACCTATTGTGCTCTGTAGCTACAATGCTACCGAGGTATTCAAGATTAACAAGCATAACTCATAACGCAGTGTTAAATAAGTTTACGAGAAGTTCATTACAGAATTTCCAGAGACTTACCTTAGTAGTCGGAAGGAAGATGTACCTTAGCAGGAGAGCACCTGCCCAGCATTTATATGGGCTTGATCTCTAAAACCACAAGACCTCAAGAAGCTAAAGGTATATGTGTAGATATATATTATAAGCATGTTACAGATCCCTAAGGTGGAAGACAGGATtctaaacacacagagaaaacccaacAATTTCTTTGTTAGGCTAAATGCTGGGGTTTTGGTTGTGCATGCCCATAGTCACAGCActagggaagggaaggcaggatgattgtgagttcaagctcagcctgggctatgtggttCACACCGTGACTTAGATAACAAAGTAATGAATTAAAAGCGTAAAAgagaagggttggagagatggctcagaggttaagagcactggctactcttccaaaggtcctgagttcaattcccagcaaccatatggttgctcacaaccatctataatgagatctggtgttcccTTCTGGCTTtggcatgtaggcagaacactgtatacataataaagacactaatctttaaaaaaaagtgtaaaagagTCTTAAGCtaggcaggcatggtagctcagGCCTGTGCCATCAGCATTTGGAAGGGAGAGGCAAAAGGATTGCTATAGATCCATTCTACATATTAAGTTTCAGTGCAGTCAAGATGACATTGCGAGATCATATCCCCCCAAaagcaacaccaccaccaacaaaagtaGCTTAAGGGCAGATTACCCACAACCATTTACCTGCTTCTCTTCTTCTGGCATGTTTTTTTCCAGTTCAATTAGATATTCTTCATCCAGTTCAGAACTAGAATCATCACTGGCTTTGTTCTCCACCTTACCCGCCCCTGGCTGCTCCTCCTCAAATGAGGCGCTGCAGTCATGAAAACACTCCTCTTCTCCGTGGTCCTCATGGGAGTTAGCATCCTTTAGTGGCTTGCTCTGGGAATGCGGATCCTTGGGATCCGAAACCGGGGGGCTGGcagactctgcttcctgagagtcTGTAACTTTCAAGCCACTGAACAGATCTTCTGGAACCTTACAGTTTTCTGACTTCTGCTCCATGCTgagttgagggagggaggtgaggctAACTggctagaaaaaggaaaaacatttatgtAATGATGGTAAGGTAAGTCGCCGGGATTTCTGTAATGACCTTTTTGTAAACTTATTTAACACTGCGTTATGAGCTATGCTTGTTAACCCTGTATGTACACAGTCTTAACTCCTGTCTTTCACATCTAAACAAACCTCTGCATCCGAACCCCAAACACAACTTGTCTTTCTTCAATTGGGAgccattacttttatttatatattaatattatttttaattaatttttttcaagacagggtttctctgtcaccctggctgtcctggaacttgctctgtggatcaggctggtctggaactcagagatcttcctgcctctggccctGCCCTGGTCAAGGgagcaattttaaaaaacaggataTCACCAAGTGTGGTGGCCCATAACTGCTGTCTCATCATTtcggagatggaggcaggaagttcaaaagttcaaggtcatccttgactacatagcctgggctacacctcGTATTAGCCCCTTCTCTAATCCCAAAATAGATTATAATAAACTCACATTCAATGCCAATTATCATTTTAACTGATAGCCTTTCTTGGTCAAATATGGTATTGGTCTTATTGTGAGACCGATATCCCCACTTCCCACCAGTGCTGAAGACTGAATCTAGACTGAATCTGAGCCACCGTTTTAATCACCGAGCCACACCCTCAACCTATACCCTAAATGAAAAGACTGATTTTAATGTGACTCTTCCACGCCCTGCTGTTTGCTGGGTAGCAAAATTTAGGCAGAAGCGAAAACAGTGgtagcagaaaggaaaagaaatggttcTAATCTTTGCTCACAATAAATGGCGAAGTCATCAGCAGGAAACAGCGAAGTCCTGCTGGGCCACCATCGCCACCGAAAAACGAATAAGTTTCTTGTGGAGCCCAAGATGGCATCTGTGCCCAAATCGTGCTCATCAACAAAACCGAAACGCCAAGGCGTATAGCCTAGGTAGCTAATTCCAGACCGGGAGCTTTTGCGCAGGTGTTCGCACAGGAATCCTCGAGTTGTCAGAATCAGGTATTGGGGGCTGGTTCCCAACTCTCGCTGCGCAACTCTGCAGTCCACACCCTGCCATTATTGGGCTGCAGTCGAGCCAGGGTACCTGTATTTTATCTTAATCTTTAAAAGTGAGCTCGGTGATTTTTACGTGCAGCATCTTAAGCACCGCTGCTCTAGAACCTGAATCAGAACCTTTGGTCGCAGCAAAACCACGCCAATGACCCTGTGTCGCGTTCAAGTCCGAATTCGTCCGAGCCCGATCCAAGAAAAGTTAAAACAGAGAGTCAGGAATGCGCAGACTTCGCCTCTACGCGCGTGTCACTCCCCTCCCGGCTCTGAGTCAAGGTTAGAAAAGCGCCTCCCCGCACGCCCCCGCGCCTGTCCCCGGCCACAGCCCTCACCCCACGCCGCGAGACCCACCTAGCTCTTCACAACTTCACAGCTCCGCTCTCCACCGCTCCGGCCTCCAAGACCTTCTACTTCCTCTCCGTCAGGTGCACTTCCGGCCGCGCCGACCAATGGCATCGTTGTTGGCAAAgcattctgggaaatgtagtggCCAACTCGAAGAGGCGGAACGGAAGTAGCTGTGTGACGTCACTGTACGGCTCAGTACTATGAGCTATAGCTGCCATCTTGAGTTACGTCAAAACCTGTTATTTAGCACAAAGTAATTTTTCAAAAGTAAGtgcttgttgttttaaaaatgtctttattctgGCATCCTTCGGGCAAGGAATGTGCAGAAGAATCCGAAAACAAACCTTGTCCCCAAATAAACATTTCTCTCCAGTAGTTTACAGAATGCCTTTCAAGAGGGTCTGGAAGGAGAGTAACAGTTTTTATAATACTAAATATTACTTACTCTTCCCAATCATTTTCTCATGATCTTACGGTGTTTTTTAGAGGCTATTTTCTGATATAGTGGAACAGAAagaatgcaaaaaataaaaaataaacccaaacaaaaaacccaaaagaacaacaacaacaaaaaaggattaTTCCAAATGCTGGGCAAGCCCTTCTACCTGTGAGCTAGATCTCCAGGCTTCCAACTATCCTGTATTAAACCAGAGATTTGCAAATAATTGAAACAATCCACTATCCTTGAGACAGGatagcaaaagagaagaaaattaaaagaccGTGGGCAGAGAGAAAGGATCCTCTTATCAATTCTGGACAAAGCCCCTCTTAGGTTGAGTCAAGAATTTCCACAAGGGGCTAGAAACATGGCTGATTGGTTGAGAGCagtggctgcacttccagagaaccagagttcaattcccagcacccacatggcagctcacaacagtctacaaagataaatagataaacaaataaaatgcccCCCTAAAGAATCTGAGCTTCACAGAGGAAGTCTCTGAAAGAGCTCATGCTTACTGGGCATCTTAGggaatactttgttttgttttgtttggagacagggtttctctgtgtagccttagctgtcttggactcactttgtagaccagactggcttcgaactcacagacatacacctgcctctgcctctgcccctgtctccccgagtgctgggattacaggcatgcaccaccttgcttAGTTTAGAGAGTACTTTTGATCCCAGAATTTGAGAGCTAGAAGCAAGAGGACCAGGGGATTCAAAGtccagctttggctacatagtgagcttgaaTTTGGGATACCTAGGTCCTTTcctcaaactaaaccaaaccaagaTACATTTGCCACTGTTACTGACAACTGACCTTCACAATATCATCTGGATGTATCAGTGTTCTTACCCTCATAATGTTTCCCGGGGCTTAAATTAGAAGTTGAACCCTATGTATCTAGTAGGACCTTGGCACACAGCTTTAACATAGACTACATTTCTTTAAGCTGGGCTTGGTATTGCaagcctgcaattccagcacttgggaggtggagacaagaggatcagctGTCGAGAATGGAGCCACGAGGAGAGACCGGGAAACCTCAAGAGAAATGAACTgagcctaggagatgatttaaaagtgCTGGGTTTGTGGAATGATACTGTTTCGAAGCAAGCTTTTTCCCTACCAAGATGCAGAATTTTGGGAGAGAATCCCATTTGTTCTGCAGGTGGTACTCTGAGAACCAGTCAACACTACAAGACAAAGCCCACTCATGGCATTGGGCGATACAGACACCTGGTGAGAGTGCTGGAgcctaaaaagaagaaagcaaaggtggAAGTGAGAGCCATTAATCTGGAGACAGATTATGACTATGGGATTTTAAATATCCACCTGACT
The genomic region above belongs to Acomys russatus chromosome 25, mAcoRus1.1, whole genome shotgun sequence and contains:
- the LOC127208651 gene encoding 39S ribosomal protein L48, mitochondrial-like, with the translated sequence MAKSSAGNSEVLLGHHRHRKTNKFLVEPKMASVPKSCSSTKPKRQGVRKAPPRTPPRLSPATALTPRRETHLALHNFTAPLSTAPASKTFYFLSVRCTSGRADQWHRCWQSILGNVVANSKRRNGSSCVTSLLQFQHLGGGDKRISCREWSHEERPGNLKRNELSLGDDLKVLGLWNDTVSKQAFSLPRCRILGENPICSAGGTLRTSQHYKTKPTHGIGRYRHLVRVLEPKKKKAKVEVRAINLETDYDYGILNIHLTAYDLTLAESYGQYVHRLCNRLSIKVEKSYTMLNKTTEVMRLLDQGNKKVLDSVLSIRERVVQVNGLSTTFAEIFLEILQSNLPEGVRLSVREHTEEGFKGRCKARPELEERLAKLN